AAGGCTTACAGAGACGGATATAGAGAGAGGAACAAGGAGAAGATGAAGGCATATAAAGAGGCGTATAGAGAGAAGAATAAGGAAAAGGTTAGGGAGTATAAGAGGGCTTATAGAGAAAAGAATAGGGAAAAGATAATAGCAAGGTTAAAAGAGAGATATCGTGAGGACATTGAAGGCAATAGGGAGTATCAAAGGGAGCGTTATAGGAAAAATAGAGAGGCTATAATAGAGCGAACTAAGACTTATCTTAAGGAGCATCCCGAAGTAGTAGCTAAATCTAACCATAGGTATTATTATGCAAATCAAGAGGAACTTAAGCGTAAGAGAAGAGAGAAGTATGCAAGGCAAAAGTTGGCAGCACAACAAACGTAAGTTTTGCTTACTTTAGTTTATACCATGCATGGTTGACAGGATAGGCTGTATAAGTTTTGTCTAGAATGGCGGCGTCACATAGGCAGGGTTTAGGGATCTAAGTTTGTGCTCGTGCCTGCTTATTTAAAAAAGTTTACCAATATGATTCCTTAACAAAGTTGTTCACAAAAGTTATCAGTTATACTGTTCATTTATATTTAAAAATATCTGTTTCTATTTAAATTCTACTTAAAAGAGAATCACTTCTATTTAAAAATATCCAATTTCTATTTAAAAAAAGTAGGCTTGCAACAGTATTCTAATTGATTTTAAGGCATGTTAATTTCTATTTAGAAATAGAAATATATTCTATTTAAAGAGTTGGTGCATGGGAGTTAAATGAACACGTAAAACATAGACTCGTATTTAGTAATTAAAAATAAATCATCTTAAAAATAAATTATCTACTTTAGATAAGATTTCCACCCTTAAAAAGAAGTTGACAAAAGTAACAAAATAAGATACAATAAAGATAGCTTGAAAAAAAGGAGAAAAAATGACTACTTTAGGGATTCCATTAGGAAAAGATTTTGGCTATAACAGCAGCAATACATGCGATAAAACACAAGTATCAGCTGCCATCAATTATGATTATAACATAGATTATAACATAAAGGGTGGGTATAATATAAGAGACATTTTATTAGAATTTAAGGAATATGAAGCGTTAAAAAGAGACCAATTAATTGTGGATATAAAAGGAAGAATAAGTGAGTTTAATAAGTGGGTAGCAAGCCTTGAAAGGGATCAGTACAGGTTTATATCAAGTATTAGATCAAAGAAGTTCCATGCTTCATATCATGATTTGACATATATGTGTGAATATTTAAGCTTATACATAAATAGTAAGTTTGAGTATTATAATACTTATCTATTTCGTAATGAAATTTACTTAAACAGGTTTAGAGATAAATTTAAGCTAATGTGTGCTTACTTATTTAATAGAAGTAAGTACAAAGCTAGGGTATTGGATATGATATTGAAGGAAAAATTAGTGATTGAGTGTATCGCAAGTTGTATTGCAAACTTTGATAGTTCTCTTAAAAGAGTAAAGAAAAGCATCGCTAACTTTATGAGAAGAAGAAATAGTGGAGTGTGGAAATGAATAAGGAAATAAATAGAAGTCAGTTGGGTATACTGGATAAATTAAAGTTTGATATTCAGTTTATGTACATGAATTTCATCAAGATAGTGGGTGCGTTACTGCTTGTAGGCTTTAACATCTTAAATTCATATAACGGATTTATTGTTTATTCAAGCGAGCACCTAAGCAGAGAGCAGCATTTGCTTTATTTAGGGTTTACTATCGTAATAATAGTAGTGCCCACTATTATTTTTCATAAGATGTTGTATTTACTTAATGAATATAGAATACAAAAGCAAACTGGTAGTGTAACGGTTATGTCTAGCCGACATAGCAAGGTTGTGGGTGTATTGCTTGTTATTGCTTTTATAACTCAATTAGTTAGTACATGGGGTAGTTATGAGAATTTTTTCCAATTGTTCTTCAGCTCACAGCTTCGTGAGGTTAAGCAACAACAATTGAGTATGGTTGCATCATCAAAAGTAGCTATGCAAGCTGAGAAGACAATATTGAACCAGCGTATAGACATGTTGAAGCGACGAATAGAAGCTAATATAGCAACAATTGAATCAGTTGAGGTTAAGAATTTGGCTTTATATCACGATCACAAGACTAAAAAGCTGGAGTATGAGAAGTTCATTGATAAGAAAAATAAAGAGAATAAGCAATTAGAAGTACAAATAAATTCTTATTTAGAAAAGGTTAAGGAACTTGATATTAAGCATCATGAATCTATTAAAGAGAACAGTGAAGGGAATAATATGTATGGGATTCATGCATTATTCCTAATACCGGAAATATTTAACAGTGAGCATTCATATATAAAATATTTAATATCTTATTTACTATTGTTGTGTTCTTTTGCATTAGATGTTGTCTTTTGTATTTTTGTTTATCATATATCTAGTTTGTATAAAAGAGATTATGAGTCTAGACTAGCATACACTAGCAATCTTCACAAACCATTAGTAGTAAGCAATCTTCACAAACCATTAGCTAGTATTGCTAGTAAGTTTAGAACAAAAAAGGTTGACTTTAACTCAATACCAGTTGATGTCTACAAGACACTAGACTTTTTTGTTAATAACACAAAAGAGGACAATAGGGTGCTTAAGAAGGTTGAACTTATTTCAAAAGAGACTGGGGTTTCAATTCACTATGTTAGAAAGGGTATAGCAACGCTGCTTAAGCATAATTTGCTTCATAAAAAGCATAGAGCTTTTGTTCTAAATTACGATTTAATAACTAAATTAGTTGATGACATTAACAACAATGGGAATGACAAGAGTGAAGTAGCTACTCTTAAGAAAGCTATTAAAGCACAGTTTGCTTTTGTTTCAACAATTGCTAGTGTTTCTATTTTAACCAAATTGTTATAATTAAGGGGGTGTGGAATGAGTAATGGTGTGTTAAATGCCGATTTGGATGCAAACAAAACTTTAAATCAATTAGTGGAAGGTCTTCTTAGTAGTTTATCTGCTAATGAAAAGGGTGTTGCTATCTTACTAGTTGAAGCTGCTAGATCATATATTATTGCATTAAAAAGCGATATTGCAGCGCTT
The Borrelia sp. RT5S genome window above contains:
- a CDS encoding replication/maintenance protein RepL yields the protein MNKEINRSQLGILDKLKFDIQFMYMNFIKIVGALLLVGFNILNSYNGFIVYSSEHLSREQHLLYLGFTIVIIVVPTIIFHKMLYLLNEYRIQKQTGSVTVMSSRHSKVVGVLLVIAFITQLVSTWGSYENFFQLFFSSQLREVKQQQLSMVASSKVAMQAEKTILNQRIDMLKRRIEANIATIESVEVKNLALYHDHKTKKLEYEKFIDKKNKENKQLEVQINSYLEKVKELDIKHHESIKENSEGNNMYGIHALFLIPEIFNSEHSYIKYLISYLLLLCSFALDVVFCIFVYHISSLYKRDYESRLAYTSNLHKPLVVSNLHKPLASIASKFRTKKVDFNSIPVDVYKTLDFFVNNTKEDNRVLKKVELISKETGVSIHYVRKGIATLLKHNLLHKKHRAFVLNYDLITKLVDDINNNGNDKSEVATLKKAIKAQFAFVSTIASVSILTKLL